From the genome of Deinococcus malanensis:
AACCCATGCTGGAACGTGAAGACTGGCGCGACCTGAACGGTACGTGGCGGTTTTGTTTTGACGATGATGCCCGCTGGAAACACCCCAGCGAGGTCGAGTTTGACCGCGAGATCGTGGTTCCGTATCCGCCGGAAAGCCGGCTGAGTGGGATCCACGACGAAAGCTTTCACTCGGTGGTGTGGTACAGCCGGACCATCACCCTCACCGATAAGGAGCGGGAAGAAAGGCTGCTGCTGCACTTTGGAGCGGTGGACTACGCTGCAACCGTGTGGGCCAATGGCCGCATCGTCGCCCAGCATGAAGGCGGTCACACGCCTTTTATTGCAGACATCACCCAGCAGGCGCAGGTGGGCGAGACGATCGAGATCGTGGTACGGGCGCACGATAACCCCTCGGACCTCGCCAAGCCGCGGGGAAAACAGGACTGGCAGCTGGAGCCGCATTCCATCTGGTATCCCCGCACCACCGGTATCTGGCAGACCGTCTGGCTGGAGTCTGTTCCGCACACGTATATCCGGCGCCTGACCTGGACCAGCAATATGGAGCAGTGGGAAATCGGAATGACCGCCGAGGTTCAGGGCCCGCTGCCCGAGGGCCTGGCCCTGCGGGTACGGCTTTACCGCGATGAGGAATTGCTGGTGGAAGACCGCTATGGCATGCGGCACGAGGAAATTGCCCGCCAGATTTCCCTCTCCGACCCGGGGATAGATGATTTTCGCAATGAACTGCTGTGGAGCCCGAGGCATCCGCAGCTGATCAACGCCCAGGTCGAGCTGATGATCGGGGAGGAAGTCATTGACCGGGTCTACAGCTACACGGCCCTGCGCTCGGTCACCGTGGCTGGCAACCGGTTCCTGCTCAACGGCCGGCCGTACTACCTGAAAATGGTGCTGGACCAGGGCTACTGGCCCGACAGCCTGATGGCCGCCACCGACGAGGAACTGCGGCGCGATGTAGAGCTGATCCGCCAGTTGGGCTTTAACGGCGCGCGCAAGCACCAGAAGATCGAGAGCCCGCGCTGGCTGTACTGGTGCGATGTCCTGGGCGTGCTGGTCTGGGAGGAAATGCCGAGCCCGTACCGGTTTTCCAAGCGTGCAGTGGAGCGCCTGACTCAGGAATGGACCGAGGTGATCGCACGTGACATCTCGCACCCCTGCATCGTGGCGTGGGTACCGCTCAACGAATCGTGGGGCGTGCCTGATCTGCCCACCAATCCGGCTCACCGGGATTACGTGCGGGCGCTGTACTACCTGACCAAGACGCTTGACCCGTCGCGCCCGGTCATCGGGAACGACGGCTGGGAGCACATCGCCACCGATATTCTCACCATTCACGACTACGAGGACGACCCCGAGGTCCTGCGCCAGCGGTACGCCAGCATAGACATCACGCGCCAGACGCTGAAAATGCAGCAGCCTGCCGACCGGGTTCTGACCCTGACCGGCTTCGAGGAAGCGGGGCACCCGGTGGTCCTGTCCGAGTTCGGCGGCATTGCCTACATTCCGGACCACACCAGCGGCTGGGGCTACAGCGAGTCGCAGAGCGAGGTCGATTTTCTCAAGGACTACGAGGCGCTGATGGCCGCGATCTACGAGTCCCATGGCCTGTCCGGTTTCTGTTACACCCAGCTGACCGACACCTTTCAGGAAAAAAACGGGCTGCTGTACGAGGACCGCTCGCCCAAAGCCAACCTGCTGGCGCTGGCCCGCAGCACCCAGGGAAACCGCACCGCGCGTGAGATGACCATCGATCCGGTCATGAACCCGTATGGGCATGCCGCGCGCTGGCTGGGCCGCTATGATGGCATGCAGGGCCCCGGTCAGGCACCCACGCCCGGCGCAGCGGTGGAAACGAACGGCGATTAATGGCCCGCAGAGGTCACCCTGCACTCCAAGGCGGGATGCGTCCGGTGGGTGAGCTGTACAGCTCACCCCACGTTTATGTAGCTGTTCGGCCCGGTCATAGCCTGAAACCTAAGGGGTGGGACGGGTATCCGGGACGGGGCGGCCATAGAAGCACAACCTCCATCTCCATGGGACATTTCGCCGCAGTCCTCTGGCCAGGATGACGGGATGGAGGCCCGAGTACTACAACCCCCGAATGTGGAGGCCGAGCACTTTCTCAGGCAGTTCCACGCCGAGAATCAGCGGTCAGGGGTGGAAAGCCGACTCGCTGGCTGGACACAGGACCCGGTCCTCACGGAAGAGGAGCTAGCCTACGGAGCCCGGGTGGCGTGGCGCAACAGCATCCGCTGTATCGGCCGCCTACCGTGGACGGCGCTGCAGCTTCGTGACCGCCGCCATGTTAGCCGGCCAGCTGAAGTCTTTGCCGAACTAATCGCACATCTGAACCTTGCGTTTGCCGGAGGCAGAGTCAGGCCGGTCATCAGTGTTTTCGGGCCGGGAGTACGCATCGTCAACGATCAGCTTCTGCGCTATGCCGGATATCTGCAACCGGACGGTACGGTCCTGGTGACCCCCAGAACGTGGCTCTGACACAGTACCTGCAGAAACTGGGCTGGAAGGGTGGAGCGGGCACTCCCTTTGATCTACTGCCCGTGGCGGTGCAGACCGATACCGGCCGAACCGAGCTGTTCACCCTGCCGCAGGATGTTGGCCGGGAAGTCAGGATCACCCATCCCGACTTCCCGGCCATCAACGAACTCGGACTGCGGTGGCCGGCTCTGCCTGTCATCAGCAATATGACGCTCTCGGTCGCAGGCCAGCACATGACCTGTGCGCCGTTTAACGGCTGGTATCTCCAGACGGAGATCGCAGCGCGCAACCTTGCCGACGAGCAGCGGTACAACATGCTGCCGACTGTAGCGCAGGCCCTTGGTCTCGACACCAGCCGGAGGCGATCCCTGTGGCAGGACCGTGCGCTGGTGGAGCTGAACGTGGCCGTTCTGCACTCGTTCGACCAGGCTGGCGTTCGTATTGCCGATCACCACGCAGTCACCGGGCAATTCGAGCGCTTTGCGGATCAGGAGGCTCGCGCAGGTCGCCGGGTGAGGGGCCGCTGGTCATGGCTGATTCCACCGCTTTCGCCAGCGACCACACCGGTGTGGTCCAGGCAGTACCTGGATCAGGAGATTACCCCCAATTTCGTGAAGCAGCCCGCAGCCTGGACGGTCCCGTCAGGCGCAGCACGGTGTCCCATGCGCGCAGGCTGAAACCCGGGTCGACGGCCGCCGGTCTGCTCAGTGAGCAAACGGGCCACACCTACCGGAACGCTTGCCTGTTTCGGCGCAACCTCTGCATCCAGCGCTGTCACCCTGTTTCAAGGTGACTCACCTGATTCCTACCAGTGGCGCGGGTCGCTGTCGGCTTCCTCGATCAGCAACCACAGGTCGCGGTCCTGCTCCGCAGCCGTGCGCTGCGCGTCAAACAGGACCGATTCCAGCTGTGCACACAGGTTGGCACGTCGGCTCCGGAATCGGGCGTAGTCGTACAGCACCAGAGCCAGCCGCTTCCGGGGACTTTCAGGATCGGTCAGGACGTCGTACAGCGCGTCCCAGTTGTGCCCAAAGCGGTCGGTCAGGCCCAAACCCGCCATAAACGCCAGCATCAGGCTGTCCTTGTCATGCACGGTCGAGAAGTTGACCTCACGTACGGCCACCTGATGTCCCGCTGCAATGATCCGAACGTCATGAGGCGCATTTTGCAACCCGGCCGGTGGACCGCCAAAAATCTGAATCATGGCCGCACCCTCCGGAAACTGGCGTAATGGTCGGCGGTGTAATAGCACTCATGGACGCTGGTTTCTTCCTGCCCGCCACAGACCAGCCGGCGGGCGCCGCGGTCCGACTCACCCGGTGTCCGGACGGTGTATTCGCGGTAATACCCTTCCGAAGCTTTTGGCAGCAGACGCTCGCGGTTGCCGAAGGTGACGCCGTCCTTGCTGTACCGGAACGGCCCACCACGGGCAATCAGCCTCAGCATCTCCTGACCCTCACGCGGCAGATCGCTCCGGGAGATCCAGCGCAGGCCACTGTGCGGGTCGAGTCCTGATTTCTGTGTTCCCGGGGCGCGTGGTGCCTGGCCGGTCCGGGAGGGCAGGTTCTGAACCGCTGGTGCTGGCGTACTGAGTTGGGGATTGGAACTGATCTGCGTGGTGGCCTGAGACTCGGCCGGCGCATCGCAACTTCCCAAAGCGGCTCCGGCAAGAGGCGCGAGCAGAACAAGCAGGGCACGGCGGAGGAGCACGTGGCAGAGGGTCACATGTCCGAGTGTATGGCCTGGGCTGACAGCCAGGACAAAGCGTCATGAAGAATCGTTTCCAGTCCCTTGTACCGAATCTGGTCGGGCGTCATACTGCGCAGCGCCTCTGCCAGAGCGTGGGCCTGACCAGCAGTGACCACCGACTCCCTGAGCGGCGTGGTCAGCGGCCGGATCGTAAACAGCGCGCCGTCTGCCTGCGGAAAACCTGTCAGCGTCTGCCGCTCCACCCGGAGGAAAGCCTGCTCGGGGTCGAAGCGGGTGTCCGCGTGCCGGTCCGCATCGGGAGGCGCGGCAGGGTGATGGTCCAGGCGGTTACTCATGCTCAGGCCCCAGGCAAAGCGCACGAATGGCCCGCGTGTGATCACAGCGTCGACCAGACGTGGCGCCGTGGCATTCATGAGTCCACTGCCGGCCACCGGCGTATGCACCGCGACAAAATCCCGGCCCAGCTTGTCACGGGGGTCCCAGTGCTGCGGTGAGAGCACATGAGCGGCCGCCAGCCAGTCGCCCTGCTCATCCCGCGCGACAATCGCCAGATCCTCTTGAGCATTCAGACCCAGAAAATCCAGCGCATGAAACGGACGTACCTCCTGTACCAGGTCCGCGTGCGGTGCCGGGAACCGGCGCACCGTCCCCACCGCACCCCACCTTGTATCAAGGTCCACTTCCCAGCCCAGCAGGTCGTTGCGCAGGGTCTGGCCGTTCCAGTGCACGGCGCCGTCGCTGTCGGCTGCGAGCGCACCTGCCACATGCGTCAGCACCGCCTCCCGGAGGTCGGGCGTAAGTCCTGCTTCACCTGAGTACTGGTACAGGGCCCGGCGGTGGGCCGCGACCTTGCTGGCCACGAAGCGCGGGTACTCCCGGTCCAGGGTGAAGGTATGCCTTTCGGGCTCCCCATCCTCCCGCCAGGGAATAGGCTGCACGCCCAGTCGAAACAGTCCCGCCGACACGCTGTACCGGCCGTCCATAAACGGGCGGTACAGGGTCGGCGGGCGCATGGGCCAATTCTGGCAGACGAAAATGCCCGTTGACGTGCCAGGAACTCAGGCCAGACTGCCGTTGCTCATGACGCCGGTCGCGATCAGCACCAGGATCAGCACCCCAACAGCCACCCGGTACACCGCAAATCCCTTGAAATTATTGGTCGAGACGAACCTCAGCAGCCAGCCGATGGCCAGGTAGGCGACCACAAAGCTAACCCCGGCGCCAAGGACCACGTTCAACAGACCGATCTCTCCAAAAATCAGCTCACGCTCCTTGATCAGATTGAGCAGGGCGGCGCCGCCCAGCGTAGGCACGCCCAGATAGAAGCTGAACTTGGTGGCGGTGGGGCGGTCCAGACCCAGGGCCATCCCACCCAGAATCGAGCTGGCGCTGCGCGAAAAGCCGGGCCACACCAGCGCCAGGCACTGCAGCACACCAATCATCAACGAGCGGCGCACCCCGATGGCCTCGATGGCCTGTACATGAGGCTGTACCCGGCGGCTTTCGATCAGCCACATCAGGATGCCACCCACGATCAGCGCCCAGGCGACCACGCTGGGCTTGAACAGCACGGCCTGAATCAGGTCCCCGAATGCCAGTCCCAGAACCACGGCCGGAATGGTGGCAACCAGCACGCCAGTCCACAGGGTCTGCTGGCTACGGTCGTGGCCCAGGTGACGGATCTTGAGGAAATCGCGCCAGTAGTACACCAGGACGCTCAGAATTGCGCCGCCCTGAATCACC
Proteins encoded in this window:
- a CDS encoding glycoside hydrolase family 2 protein, giving the protein MVKYSTHPEPMLEREDWRDLNGTWRFCFDDDARWKHPSEVEFDREIVVPYPPESRLSGIHDESFHSVVWYSRTITLTDKEREERLLLHFGAVDYAATVWANGRIVAQHEGGHTPFIADITQQAQVGETIEIVVRAHDNPSDLAKPRGKQDWQLEPHSIWYPRTTGIWQTVWLESVPHTYIRRLTWTSNMEQWEIGMTAEVQGPLPEGLALRVRLYRDEELLVEDRYGMRHEEIARQISLSDPGIDDFRNELLWSPRHPQLINAQVELMIGEEVIDRVYSYTALRSVTVAGNRFLLNGRPYYLKMVLDQGYWPDSLMAATDEELRRDVELIRQLGFNGARKHQKIESPRWLYWCDVLGVLVWEEMPSPYRFSKRAVERLTQEWTEVIARDISHPCIVAWVPLNESWGVPDLPTNPAHRDYVRALYYLTKTLDPSRPVIGNDGWEHIATDILTIHDYEDDPEVLRQRYASIDITRQTLKMQQPADRVLTLTGFEEAGHPVVLSEFGGIAYIPDHTSGWGYSESQSEVDFLKDYEALMAAIYESHGLSGFCYTQLTDTFQEKNGLLYEDRSPKANLLALARSTQGNRTAREMTIDPVMNPYGHAARWLGRYDGMQGPGQAPTPGAAVETNGD
- a CDS encoding barstar family protein; translated protein: MIQIFGGPPAGLQNAPHDVRIIAAGHQVAVREVNFSTVHDKDSLMLAFMAGLGLTDRFGHNWDALYDVLTDPESPRKRLALVLYDYARFRSRRANLCAQLESVLFDAQRTAAEQDRDLWLLIEEADSDPRHW
- a CDS encoding ribonuclease domain-containing protein translates to MTLCHVLLRRALLVLLAPLAGAALGSCDAPAESQATTQISSNPQLSTPAPAVQNLPSRTGQAPRAPGTQKSGLDPHSGLRWISRSDLPREGQEMLRLIARGGPFRYSKDGVTFGNRERLLPKASEGYYREYTVRTPGESDRGARRLVCGGQEETSVHECYYTADHYASFRRVRP
- a CDS encoding heme-dependent oxidative N-demethylase family protein, which gives rise to MRPPTLYRPFMDGRYSVSAGLFRLGVQPIPWREDGEPERHTFTLDREYPRFVASKVAAHRRALYQYSGEAGLTPDLREAVLTHVAGALAADSDGAVHWNGQTLRNDLLGWEVDLDTRWGAVGTVRRFPAPHADLVQEVRPFHALDFLGLNAQEDLAIVARDEQGDWLAAAHVLSPQHWDPRDKLGRDFVAVHTPVAGSGLMNATAPRLVDAVITRGPFVRFAWGLSMSNRLDHHPAAPPDADRHADTRFDPEQAFLRVERQTLTGFPQADGALFTIRPLTTPLRESVVTAGQAHALAEALRSMTPDQIRYKGLETILHDALSWLSAQAIHSDM
- a CDS encoding undecaprenyl-diphosphate phosphatase, which translates into the protein MDWVYAIVYGIVEGITEFLPISSTGHLILTGNLMGVPWSKEVKDAFEVVIQGGAILSVLVYYWRDFLKIRHLGHDRSQQTLWTGVLVATIPAVVLGLAFGDLIQAVLFKPSVVAWALIVGGILMWLIESRRVQPHVQAIEAIGVRRSLMIGVLQCLALVWPGFSRSASSILGGMALGLDRPTATKFSFYLGVPTLGGAALLNLIKERELIFGEIGLLNVVLGAGVSFVVAYLAIGWLLRFVSTNNFKGFAVYRVAVGVLILVLIATGVMSNGSLA